One window from the genome of Rhinolophus ferrumequinum isolate MPI-CBG mRhiFer1 chromosome 10, mRhiFer1_v1.p, whole genome shotgun sequence encodes:
- the DAZAP2 gene encoding DAZ-associated protein 2 isoform X2 gives MNSKGQYPTQPTYPVQPPGNPVYPQTLHLPQAPPYTDAPPAYSELYRPSFVHPGAATVPTMSAAFPGASLYLPMAQSVAVGPLGSTVPMAYYPVGPIYPPATTPWMPSQCCSACSHAGSQCPRNSAEGKLLHGRHRWWLHHLVKNQGHLCAEKDITYLQHFSQCNCFSHINLKLQFRHMLLRCLSGAQTFRHFSNLIRNHVMVAVPP, from the exons ATGAACAGCAAAG GTCAATATCCAACGCAGCCAACCTACCCTGTGCAACCTCCTGGGAATCCCGTGTACCCTCAGACTTTGCATCTCCCTCAGGCTCCGCCCTATACTGATGCTCCACCTGCCTACTCAGAG CTCTATCGTCCGAGCTTCGTGCACCCCGGGGCTGCCACCGTCCCCACCATGTCAGCTGCATTTCCTGGCGCCTCCCTGTATCTGCCCATGGCCCAATCTGTGGCTGTGGGACCTTTAGGTTCCACAGTCCCCATGGCTTATTATCCAGTTGGCCCCATCTATCCCCCTG cCACCACCCCCTGGATGCCCTCCCAATGCTGCTCAGCTTGCAGTCATGCAGGGAGCCAATGTCCTCGTAACTCAGCGGAAGGGAAACTACTTCATGGGCGGCACAGATGGTGGCTACACCATCTGGTGAAGAACCAAGGCCACCTCTGTGCCGAGAAAGACATCACATACCTTCAGCACTTCTCACAATGTAACTGCTTTAGTCATATTAACCTGAAGTTGCAGTTTAGACACATGTTGTTGAGGTGTCTTTCTGGTGCCCAAACTTTCAGGCACTTTTCAAACTTAATAAGGAACCATGTAATGGTAGCAGTACCTCCCTAA
- the DAZAP2 gene encoding DAZ-associated protein 2 isoform X1: MNSKGQYPTQPTYPVQPPGNPVYPQTLHLPQAPPYTDAPPAYSELYRPSFVHPGAATVPTMSAAFPGASLYLPMAQSVAVGPLGSTVPMAYYPVGPIYPPGSTVLVEGGYDAGARFGAGATAGNIPPPPPGCPPNAAQLAVMQGANVLVTQRKGNYFMGGTDGGYTIW, encoded by the exons ATGAACAGCAAAG GTCAATATCCAACGCAGCCAACCTACCCTGTGCAACCTCCTGGGAATCCCGTGTACCCTCAGACTTTGCATCTCCCTCAGGCTCCGCCCTATACTGATGCTCCACCTGCCTACTCAGAG CTCTATCGTCCGAGCTTCGTGCACCCCGGGGCTGCCACCGTCCCCACCATGTCAGCTGCATTTCCTGGCGCCTCCCTGTATCTGCCCATGGCCCAATCTGTGGCTGTGGGACCTTTAGGTTCCACAGTCCCCATGGCTTATTATCCAGTTGGCCCCATCTATCCCCCTGGTTCCACAGTGCTGGTGGAAGGAGGGTATGATGCAGGCGCCAGATTTGGAGCTGGGGCGACTGCTGGCAACATTCCT cCACCACCCCCTGGATGCCCTCCCAATGCTGCTCAGCTTGCAGTCATGCAGGGAGCCAATGTCCTCGTAACTCAGCGGAAGGGAAACTACTTCATGGGCGGCACAGATGGTGGCTACACCATCTGGTGA